The Candidatus Poribacteria bacterium region TCAAACCCCGGTGATGGGTTGACCTCCAACACCATTGGACCTGCTAGCGTCTCCAACAGATCTACCCCCGCAATATTCAACTCCATCGCTTCCGTAGCCCGGATTGCGGTGTCAATATATTCGCTTTGAAGCTCAATAGGATGTCCTTGTCCGCCGCGGTGGATGTTCGATCGAAACTCACCTTCCTGTGCTGTCCTTTTCATGGCAGCAACAACCTTTCCACCAACGACAATCACTCGCACATCATTCCCCGCCGACTCTCCGATAAAAGGCTGGACGACATAGTCTTGGTGGAGATCGCACATTGCACCAATCGCTGACCGCAGCGACACCGGTGTATCGAGCAGTAAGATTGCGTTGCCGTGAGTCCCTGAAAAGGGTTTCATTATGAAGGGGTATTCGCCGGTTTGATGCACAGATCTATCCACGTAACGGGCTGAACCTGCAGCAAAACTAGGCGGGACAGGTAGACCGTGCTGGGCCAGGATGCGGAGGGCACGGAATTTATTTCGGGCGTTTGCAATCGCGTAAGATCGATTGACTACTGGCGTCTCATTCCATTCAAAATGCGCCACTACCTCCTCACCGTATTGCGCTGTTGACGCACTTAGTCGTGGGAGCACAACATCGAAATCCGTGGCGTGGGTTTCTTCGTAGTAAATACGTTCCCCTGAACCGCCGATATGCAGATAAAATCCAAATGGGTTAAGAACTTTTGGTGTGTGCCCGGCTGCGAGGGAGGCTTCAACCAATCGTCGGGTGGCGTGGTTTTGTGTACCGAGGGAGATGATGCCAATTTTCATTCTGGTATAGATTGAAATCCTGATTCCGTTGCGTCGAGATTTCGACCGGAACCTATGGAATCGCGAACTCTGAGTTCTGTAATATCCCAACGGACAAAGGGAACCGAAGACTATCCGCTAAATCCTCACTTGCTGATCCTCCAAAAAAACTTCGAGTTCCTCAATGGTGTCGAAGATCCGTTCGCACAAATGCTCGAAAAAGGGGCTACGTGCATGGGAGTATACGGCATAAACTGGTTTGTTATAGCGCGAGGCAAAGTTCATCTCACTCAAGACACCGGGGGAGAGTTTATCCGTTGGATAGATAACAACAACAAAATCACTCTGGTGAATGAACTGATAATCTCTGGAGATGGTGCGTGTCTTAATCTGCACACTGAAATCCTGATCTATATCGCTGACAGTTGTGATCCGACTGTCAGCTGCCTCCTCCTGAGCGGATTCCGCAGGATGAATCAGGTCCATATCCTTAATGTCGAGCGGATCAAATATGATAAAGTCCTTCCGCATCTTTGAACCAAACCTGCGGATGTTTTCAATCTGATCCGGTGCCTCTTGGCGGATAAGTGTGATCGGATAACTCAAGTAAAACTTCTTCTTTTTTGAAAAGAGCAGATCGTAGAAGTTTTCTAGATTATGCCATCGGGCAACGGTATAGTGATTTTTTCCTTTGAGATTAGCAAATTGTTTAGTCAGAAATTCTTCTTCGTCGAGCCAGACATTAATTCCATCGCGTCTCATGCCTGCCCATTGCGGATTGTCCTCCATCCGTTGAGTGATGTCGGCAAGATTGTCTACGACATTGATGAATACATCAGCCGGAAAACCCTCCATATCTCGGAACGAGACGCCTTCAACCAGTTTTCCATTCCAGCGGAAGCAAGCGTGCAGACCGACAAAGGTGTGGTCATAGCCGTGCGCAGCGTTGGCAATCTCATAGAAAGCCGATCGGCGTGCCAACGACAGGACAGCGGGATCAGAGTCGAGCACCTTGTCTGTGAATTGAATTCCGGAGGCTGCAGCTGCACTGTGCATAAAATCGCCGACGTTGAAAAAGCCAACCCGCAGCCCTTTATCGCAGCAGAGTGCTTCAAACTCTCCCATCAATTCTTTTCGTCCTGAACAACTGATTCCTGTGCAGATGATGTTCATAGAAATGCTCCGGTTTGGGCAAGCACATCTAAGTTTGTCTAGCTAGCAAACCTGATGGACGCTCAGAATCGCAGGAGGAGAGAAACTCGGTGAGCATTGCCAACAGCTTGGTCTGGAACGAAGGCATAGTCAAATTGGAAGTTGACGTTTTGCATAGACGCTTCCCCTAGTCGGCGCAGCCCGAACCCAGCGGTCAACCCATTTTTAGGGTTCTCTCCTTGGCTGAAACTATATCCAACGCGAAGGGCAAGCATATTATAGAACCAATTCTCCGCACCCAAATGGAAAGTTGGATACCCAGCAACGATTGGGTAGTTGACATCGGCGGCCAATGCAAAAATGTCTTGCGGCTGCCTCCCACTGTCAGGGTTAGGCTGAGTGCGAACGTGGTAAGCGAGTCCACCTCGCACATTCATCGGCAGATTTTCTCCCGTATCCAGAACACCTAGGTTTTGTGCTGCGATTCCTACGCCAAGCCGATTGTCCGCGATTCGCAAAAGCATTCCGACATCGGCAGCAGCACCAATTGAGTCTTCAACGTCAAGTTGCTGAGAAATTGTTTTCGCTGTTGCTCCAACCGACAACTGTGGGGATAAAAGATATGCGAGGGACAATCCCGCAGCAAAACCGCCGACCGTGGCAGTGCTGTCAGGTTCCTCGGTTGCTCTACGACGGCGTTCGATCTCTGTAAACGCACCGAGGAAACTCGCCCCCCAAGTGCCTCTGTCGCTGAATTTTTGCGCATAACCGAGGAATTGGTTACTAATATCTGCGATCGAGAAATTCTGCATTGCAGTAAATTGGCGTTGTCCCACCGCAGTCAATCCAGCGGGATTCCAGTATATCGTATTGACATCGTTAGCCAAGCCTGCGAACGCGCCTCCCATCCCAGCAGGGCGGCTACCAGCCTCAATTTTCAGGAATGCAGCACCCACCGTGCCAGCGTCCTCGTGAATATCTGCAGCAAAGGCGGGGAAAACAATGATTGCAAAAAATACAATGCAGAATAACTTCAAATCCTGTTTCAGGGGCATCTGTTTCTCCAATTTTTTAATTTGTTCATTGGCTCATAAACGAACACATGATTTTTGATCTATTTTCGAAAAGGGTGCTCACGCCTACTCCACCACAACAATCTTCCCGACCGCATTGGTGTAGTTACTCGTCACCACATCCTCAGCTTCCAAGCGGAAAATATAGATTCCACGGGCAACATCAGTGCCGGACTGATTGGTGAGATCCCACCTTACTTCATTGTCGCTCCTACCAATGCCCAGATCGCTATATTCCTTTTCGTACACCAAGTCGCCTGCAAAGTCGTAAATACTTAGGACAATCCGCGCGCCTTCCCCACCGGGAACGTTGACTTCAAAGGAGAAGTGTGCAACTT contains the following coding sequences:
- a CDS encoding RimK family alpha-L-glutamate ligase, translating into MKIGIISLGTQNHATRRLVEASLAAGHTPKVLNPFGFYLHIGGSGERIYYEETHATDFDVVLPRLSASTAQYGEEVVAHFEWNETPVVNRSYAIANARNKFRALRILAQHGLPVPPSFAAGSARYVDRSVHQTGEYPFIMKPFSGTHGNAILLLDTPVSLRSAIGAMCDLHQDYVVQPFIGESAGNDVRVIVVGGKVVAAMKRTAQEGEFRSNIHRGGQGHPIELQSEYIDTAIRATEAMELNIAGVDLLETLAGPMVLEVNPSPGFEEIETVTGIKVAEAMIAFAVEYSQATRKTN
- a CDS encoding PorV/PorQ family protein, translated to MPLKQDLKLFCIVFFAIIVFPAFAADIHEDAGTVGAAFLKIEAGSRPAGMGGAFAGLANDVNTIYWNPAGLTAVGQRQFTAMQNFSIADISNQFLGYAQKFSDRGTWGASFLGAFTEIERRRRATEEPDSTATVGGFAAGLSLAYLLSPQLSVGATAKTISQQLDVEDSIGAAADVGMLLRIADNRLGVGIAAQNLGVLDTGENLPMNVRGGLAYHVRTQPNPDSGRQPQDIFALAADVNYPIVAGYPTFHLGAENWFYNMLALRVGYSFSQGENPKNGLTAGFGLRRLGEASMQNVNFQFDYAFVPDQAVGNAHRVSLLLRF